Proteins from a single region of Chryseobacterium scophthalmum:
- a CDS encoding sigma-70 family RNA polymerase sigma factor, whose amino-acid sequence MRQLKITKQVTNRETASLDKYLQEIGKVELITADEEVDLAQKIRAGDRVALEKLIKANLRFVVSVSKQYQNQGLSLPDLINEGNLGLMKAAKRYDETRGFKFISYAVWWIRQSILQALAEQSRIVRLPLNKIGSINKINKAYAHLEQENERPPSPEELAEVLDMSEEDIKESMKNSGRHLSMDAPLVEGEDSNLYDVLRSGESPSPDKDLMLESLQIEIERALNTLTPREADLVRLYFGLNGKHPMTLEEIGETFDLTRERVRQIKEKAIKRLKHNTRSKILKSYLGK is encoded by the coding sequence ATGAGACAATTAAAAATAACCAAGCAGGTTACCAACAGGGAAACCGCTTCATTAGACAAGTATTTGCAGGAAATTGGTAAAGTAGAACTAATTACGGCAGACGAAGAGGTAGATTTGGCACAAAAAATCCGTGCAGGCGACAGAGTCGCATTGGAAAAATTGATCAAAGCCAACCTTCGTTTCGTAGTTTCAGTATCGAAACAGTACCAAAACCAAGGTCTTTCTTTACCCGATTTAATTAATGAAGGTAACTTAGGATTGATGAAAGCTGCAAAAAGATATGACGAAACCAGAGGTTTCAAATTTATTTCTTACGCGGTTTGGTGGATTCGTCAGTCGATCTTACAGGCTTTGGCAGAGCAGTCTAGAATTGTAAGATTGCCTTTGAACAAAATCGGATCGATCAACAAAATCAACAAAGCTTACGCTCACCTTGAGCAGGAAAACGAAAGACCACCTTCTCCGGAAGAATTGGCTGAAGTTCTTGACATGAGCGAGGAAGATATTAAAGAATCTATGAAAAACTCTGGAAGACATTTGTCTATGGATGCGCCTTTGGTAGAAGGTGAAGATTCTAACCTTTATGACGTTTTACGTTCTGGAGAATCTCCAAGCCCGGATAAAGATTTGATGCTTGAATCTCTTCAAATTGAAATTGAAAGAGCATTAAACACTTTAACTCCGAGAGAGGCTGATTTGGTAAGATTGTATTTCGGATTAAACGGAAAACATCCAATGACTTTGGAAGAAATCGGAGAAACTTTTGATCTTACGAGAGAAAGAGTTCGTCAGATTAAAGAAAAAGCAATCAAGAGACTAAAACATAATACAAGAAGTAAGATTTTGAAGTCTTATTTAGGTAAATAA
- a CDS encoding FAD-dependent monooxygenase, which yields MNQISIIGAGIGGLTLGNILKQHHLDFTIYESAPEIKPVGAGIMMAVNAMQIFDKLGLKEKIENAGNKIHGIFITDEKLKTISTTNVLALEKKFNSCNVAIHRAELQNILAENLGFENIKLNYSLQQIQKKKNYLLEFENGFKTESKIVFGADGIHSKIRNQIFGNGNIRNAGQKCWRGLTDLELPEKYNHHALEIWGKAKRFGFVKISAKKVYWYALVNENKFKENIDLTETFNDFDSLVLDILKATKPENIILNDIIDLAPIPKWYAENLCLIGDAAHATTPNTGQGACQSIEDAYVIGKLLEKNQNFNSVFEEFQNIRRKKVDTIVKNSWTIGKISQWEKGNQLRNFLMRSIPESINQKMVEKVLKLEI from the coding sequence ATGAATCAAATTTCAATCATCGGAGCCGGAATTGGTGGTTTAACTTTAGGAAATATTCTAAAACAACACCATTTAGATTTTACCATTTATGAATCTGCCCCGGAAATAAAACCTGTCGGAGCCGGAATTATGATGGCTGTGAATGCGATGCAGATCTTTGATAAATTAGGTTTAAAAGAGAAAATTGAAAATGCAGGAAATAAAATTCACGGAATATTTATTACCGATGAAAAGCTAAAAACTATTTCTACGACAAACGTTTTGGCTTTAGAAAAGAAATTCAATTCTTGTAATGTTGCCATTCATAGAGCTGAACTTCAGAATATTTTAGCCGAAAATTTAGGTTTTGAAAATATCAAACTCAATTATTCATTACAGCAAATTCAGAAGAAAAAAAATTATCTTTTAGAGTTTGAAAATGGTTTTAAAACAGAAAGTAAAATCGTTTTCGGAGCCGATGGAATTCATTCTAAAATCAGAAACCAGATTTTTGGGAATGGAAATATCAGAAATGCCGGACAAAAATGTTGGCGTGGTTTAACCGATCTTGAACTTCCCGAAAAATACAACCATCATGCTTTGGAAATCTGGGGAAAAGCAAAACGTTTTGGTTTTGTAAAAATCTCAGCCAAAAAAGTCTATTGGTATGCTTTGGTGAATGAAAATAAATTTAAAGAAAATATTGATTTAACAGAAACCTTCAACGATTTTGATTCTTTGGTTTTGGACATTTTAAAAGCCACAAAACCGGAAAATATTATTCTGAATGATATCATCGACCTTGCTCCTATTCCAAAATGGTATGCTGAAAATCTTTGTTTAATTGGTGATGCAGCTCATGCAACAACTCCAAATACGGGACAAGGCGCTTGTCAGTCGATTGAAGATGCTTATGTGATTGGTAAATTATTAGAAAAAAATCAAAACTTCAATTCTGTTTTTGAAGAATTTCAGAATATCAGAAGAAAAAAAGTAGATACGATTGTTAAAAATAGCTGGACAATCGGTAAAATTTCTCAATGGGAAAAAGGAAATCAACTAAGGAATTTTTTGATGCGTTCGATTCCTGAAAGTATCAATCAGAAAATGGTAGAAAAAGTTTTAAAACTCGAGATATAA
- a CDS encoding DUF3347 domain-containing protein, which yields MKKHIITFLFSIFAVLSVTAQSKTNPQLSKLYQNYISVKSALASDDVKKTSAAAGEFLKTASSVNSKSLDEKKLNSLKSDAKIISSAKNIDAQRKPFYRLSEVMIAVAKENKISDKTIFVQYCPMAEGSWLSNEKQIINPYYGSSMLKCGSVKSEIK from the coding sequence ATGAAAAAACATATCATCACTTTTCTGTTTTCAATATTTGCCGTTCTATCTGTAACTGCACAATCGAAAACTAACCCTCAATTATCAAAACTATATCAGAATTACATTTCTGTAAAATCTGCATTAGCTTCTGATGATGTTAAGAAGACATCGGCTGCAGCCGGAGAATTTTTGAAAACAGCTTCATCAGTCAATTCAAAATCTTTAGACGAGAAAAAGTTGAATTCATTAAAATCTGATGCAAAAATAATTTCATCAGCAAAAAATATCGATGCACAGAGAAAACCATTTTACAGATTATCTGAAGTAATGATTGCCGTTGCTAAAGAAAACAAAATTTCTGATAAAACCATTTTTGTACAATATTGTCCGATGGCAGAAGGAAGCTGGTTGAGTAACGAAAAACAGATTATAAATCCTTATTACGGAAGTTCGATGCTTAAATGCGGTTCGGTAAAATCTGAAATAAAATAA
- a CDS encoding TonB-dependent receptor plug domain-containing protein: MKKLVLPLSLMVPVLVFSQARKRDTTTTRVSYIEEVVFQKKVTGRTNDVTAVRISAKDAKNVASISGGVEGMLKTLPSVNSNTELSSQYMVRGGNYDENLIYINDIEIYRPFLIRNSQQEGLSIINPDMVSAVNFSAGGFEPRYGDKMSSALNIYYREPKKFELSGEASLIGGRLTTGFASGKEDENGNKKFTALFSGRYRNTNLVLNTLNEDTDFNPTYYDFQSYLNYHVNSKLSLSFIGYYSKNDYEMVPKERSVDFGTINQPINLSVFYNGKENDQYKNMMGTFSVNYKPSDKWRFTLDSFSYQNREREYYSIASSYILQTFDPITGTPITSYDVGGQIEHARNDLFVRTYGTQFRTRFSPNVNTDIELGFKYEKENLQDLTNEWKLVDSSGYSIPHPIDDPRFPDASDLDLFYSISGANHIQPTRLSAYAQYSQKFYWGASKVLVNGGARVAHWSFNDETIFSPRAQFAIKPDWNTEMWFRLSGGVYYQAPFYKEIKDLNGNFNPNIKSQRSIQAILANETEFEFENRPFKLTTELYYKKMDNVIPYYMDNVRIRYSGQNNASGYAYGIDTRLFGEFVPGVDSWLSASYARVFENIDGRGNIPRPTDQRFRFAMFYQDYMPKFPQMRVNLTLTYAMGLPNGAPVFTDPYQYQKTLPSYKRVDLGLSYAFVDAEAKKQTYGFLSNFDELTLGVQVFNAFNINNTIANQWITDANSSIMYPVPVRLTGRFFNVKLEFKLK, encoded by the coding sequence TTGAAAAAACTAGTTTTACCACTAAGCCTTATGGTACCTGTCTTGGTATTCTCACAAGCAAGAAAAAGAGATACTACGACGACAAGGGTTTCCTATATTGAGGAAGTTGTTTTCCAGAAAAAAGTTACCGGGAGAACCAACGATGTTACTGCAGTAAGAATTTCAGCTAAAGATGCCAAAAATGTCGCGAGTATTTCTGGCGGTGTAGAAGGAATGCTAAAAACACTTCCGTCGGTAAATTCAAACACCGAGCTTTCTTCACAATATATGGTGCGTGGTGGAAACTATGACGAAAACCTTATCTACATTAATGATATTGAAATTTACAGACCATTCCTGATCAGAAATTCTCAGCAGGAAGGTTTAAGTATCATCAATCCAGATATGGTTTCTGCGGTTAACTTTTCTGCGGGAGGTTTTGAGCCGAGATACGGTGATAAAATGTCTTCTGCTTTAAATATTTATTATCGTGAACCTAAAAAGTTTGAACTTTCCGGTGAAGCGAGTTTAATTGGCGGAAGATTAACCACAGGTTTTGCATCAGGAAAAGAAGATGAAAACGGAAACAAAAAATTTACGGCTTTATTTTCGGGAAGATACAGAAATACCAATCTGGTTCTGAATACTTTAAATGAAGACACCGATTTTAATCCAACATATTACGATTTTCAGTCGTATCTGAATTATCATGTGAACAGTAAACTTTCACTTTCATTTATCGGATATTATTCAAAGAACGACTACGAAATGGTTCCTAAAGAAAGAAGCGTAGATTTTGGAACGATAAATCAACCGATCAATCTATCTGTTTTTTATAATGGTAAAGAAAATGATCAGTATAAAAACATGATGGGTACGTTTTCTGTAAACTACAAGCCGTCGGATAAATGGAGATTTACGCTCGACAGTTTTTCTTATCAGAATCGTGAAAGAGAATATTATTCTATTGCATCAAGCTATATTCTGCAGACTTTTGATCCGATTACAGGAACTCCGATAACGTCTTATGATGTTGGCGGACAAATAGAGCATGCAAGAAATGATCTTTTTGTAAGAACATACGGAACACAGTTCAGAACCCGTTTTTCACCGAATGTGAATACCGATATTGAATTAGGTTTTAAATATGAAAAAGAAAATCTTCAGGATTTAACCAACGAATGGAAATTGGTGGACTCTTCAGGTTACAGTATTCCGCATCCGATTGATGATCCTAGATTTCCAGATGCTTCAGATTTAGATTTATTTTACAGTATTTCTGGAGCAAATCATATTCAACCGACAAGATTATCAGCTTATGCACAGTATTCTCAGAAGTTTTACTGGGGAGCAAGTAAAGTTTTGGTAAATGGAGGAGCAAGGGTTGCACACTGGAGTTTCAATGATGAGACTATTTTCTCGCCAAGAGCTCAGTTTGCAATAAAACCTGACTGGAATACCGAAATGTGGTTCAGACTTTCGGGAGGTGTTTATTATCAAGCTCCTTTTTATAAAGAAATTAAAGATCTAAATGGTAATTTTAATCCTAATATAAAATCTCAACGATCTATTCAGGCAATTTTAGCGAATGAAACCGAGTTTGAGTTTGAAAACCGACCATTTAAGCTAACCACAGAATTATATTATAAAAAAATGGATAATGTAATTCCGTATTATATGGATAATGTGAGGATTCGCTATTCTGGTCAAAATAATGCTTCAGGTTACGCTTACGGAATTGATACAAGATTATTCGGAGAATTTGTTCCGGGTGTAGATTCTTGGCTTTCTGCAAGTTATGCAAGAGTTTTTGAAAATATTGACGGAAGAGGAAATATTCCGAGACCGACAGATCAACGTTTCAGATTTGCAATGTTTTACCAGGATTATATGCCTAAGTTCCCGCAAATGCGTGTAAATCTTACATTAACTTACGCAATGGGATTACCAAACGGAGCGCCGGTTTTCACAGATCCTTATCAGTATCAGAAAACCTTGCCTTCTTACAAGAGAGTAGATTTAGGACTTTCGTATGCATTTGTAGATGCTGAAGCAAAAAAACAAACTTATGGTTTCTTAAGTAATTTTGATGAATTGACTTTAGGTGTGCAGGTTTTTAATGCATTTAATATTAATAATACGATTGCCAATCAATGGATTACCGATGCGAATAGTAGTATCATGTATCCGGTTCCGGTACGTTTGACGGGAAGATTTTTTAATGTAAAGCTTGAATTTAAGCTTAAATAA
- the kdsA gene encoding 3-deoxy-8-phosphooctulonate synthase: MIQHLDNIQHKDSKNFFLIAGPCIIEGEDMALRIAEKVIELTNKYNIPYIFKGSFKKANRSRVDSFTTIGEEKSLEILKKVGETFNIPTTTDIHENEHAALAAQYVDVLQIPAFLVRQTDLLVAAAETGKCVTLKKGQFLSPESMKFAVQKITDSNNQKVAIIERGNSFGYTDLIVDYRGIPTMREYAPVILDVTHSLQQPNQSSGVTGGRPDLIETIAKAGIVVGADGLFIETHPTPETALSDGANMLRLDLLEDLLQKLTRVRESIL, translated from the coding sequence ATGATTCAACATTTAGATAACATACAGCACAAAGATTCAAAAAACTTTTTTTTAATTGCCGGTCCGTGTATTATTGAGGGCGAAGACATGGCATTAAGAATTGCTGAAAAAGTAATTGAGCTCACCAATAAGTATAATATTCCTTATATTTTTAAAGGAAGTTTTAAAAAAGCAAACCGTAGTAGAGTAGATTCTTTCACAACAATTGGTGAAGAAAAATCTTTGGAAATTCTTAAAAAAGTAGGAGAGACGTTTAATATTCCTACCACAACAGATATTCATGAAAATGAACATGCTGCTTTGGCTGCACAATATGTAGATGTTCTTCAGATTCCTGCATTTTTGGTTCGTCAAACAGATCTTTTGGTTGCTGCAGCTGAAACAGGAAAATGTGTTACTTTGAAAAAAGGACAGTTTCTTTCTCCTGAATCAATGAAGTTTGCCGTTCAGAAAATTACTGATTCAAATAATCAAAAAGTGGCAATTATAGAAAGAGGAAATTCTTTTGGATATACCGATTTGATTGTTGATTACAGAGGAATTCCTACAATGAGAGAATATGCTCCGGTAATTCTGGATGTTACGCATTCTTTACAGCAACCTAATCAAAGTTCAGGAGTTACAGGAGGAAGACCAGATCTTATCGAAACAATTGCTAAAGCAGGAATTGTTGTTGGTGCAGACGGACTTTTTATAGAAACTCATCCAACTCCGGAAACGGCGCTTTCTGATGGAGCAAACATGCTAAGATTAGATTTATTGGAAGATTTATTACAAAAACTCACAAGAGTTAGAGAATCTATACTATAA
- a CDS encoding DUF1697 domain-containing protein produces MQYCAFLRGVNVKGTNMKMAEVCQVFKDAGMENVSSVLASGNIVFSSDKNTNELKAILEKAMSEYFTYEAFLFVKTAEDTELFWTKNPFEKKEDFHTYAFVGNENVANILMNEFENASKSENEKAEIVNNIFYWQISKGNTLDSSFGKVLGKKSLKDQFTSRNINTFEKILKKF; encoded by the coding sequence ATGCAATACTGTGCTTTTCTCCGCGGCGTCAATGTAAAAGGAACCAATATGAAAATGGCGGAAGTCTGCCAAGTTTTCAAAGATGCTGGAATGGAAAATGTAAGCTCGGTTTTGGCTTCGGGAAATATTGTTTTCAGTTCAGATAAAAATACAAATGAACTTAAGGCAATTCTTGAAAAAGCAATGTCTGAATATTTTACTTATGAAGCATTTCTATTTGTAAAAACGGCAGAAGATACAGAATTGTTTTGGACTAAAAATCCTTTTGAAAAGAAAGAAGATTTTCACACGTATGCATTTGTTGGAAACGAAAATGTAGCAAATATTCTAATGAATGAGTTTGAAAATGCTTCAAAATCTGAAAATGAAAAAGCAGAGATTGTCAATAATATCTTTTACTGGCAGATTTCAAAAGGAAATACATTAGATTCCAGCTTTGGAAAAGTTTTAGGTAAAAAAAGCCTGAAAGATCAGTTTACCAGCAGAAATATTAATACTTTTGAGAAGATTCTTAAGAAATTTTAA
- a CDS encoding LTA synthase family protein: MAESQNKNLPIYAVFFAIIAKLYFLLTHHIQEDAFITWRVAQNLMDYGVIGFNGATKISASTTHLYVFVSYIFNLIFGKENFIEPLLIFNTTLFTIGSLLLSHLLFKNNWHKAIFIFLFGILPPAIKISILGMEYGILFFLEMALLYYGFKKEKKWAFILLPTFILFTRIDTVIFLGIVFLVDIFWNKKIRWSYILGGILGIAVCVSFNWFYFGELVNNTIVAKKLAYDKVYTLHQNIEYFRLNYGNFWGMLKLPGDFNPITIVIALFELLCFIYLIRQREKRNYFLWIIFLFAWTKQIVFLSQKSLFDWYYWVPQILLFVPVLIFVLEQKVKRNLWLTLLILIYILPMLAFQTIHSIATGNGEWNYRRSIGLFLNTYEKDKKQWILLEPAGYVPYFSHLKTIDEVGLVDKQIQEEIKKDKTNYWINTVKNRKPKYLLSYRDLFEDKDSVYYKTNYRVLNEFRIKDHLKSEYPVLEKIYKLKPSGTDYNLYEKVK, encoded by the coding sequence ATGGCTGAATCTCAAAACAAGAATCTCCCAATCTACGCTGTATTTTTTGCAATTATTGCAAAGCTTTATTTTTTATTAACTCACCACATTCAGGAGGATGCATTTATCACTTGGCGGGTTGCTCAGAATTTAATGGATTACGGAGTGATCGGTTTCAACGGAGCTACGAAAATTTCAGCATCTACAACGCATTTGTACGTTTTTGTTTCCTATATTTTTAATCTGATTTTCGGGAAAGAAAATTTTATAGAACCGTTGCTTATTTTTAATACGACGCTTTTTACAATAGGAAGTTTATTGCTGTCACATCTTTTATTTAAAAACAATTGGCATAAAGCAATTTTCATCTTTTTATTTGGAATTTTGCCGCCTGCAATAAAAATTTCAATTCTCGGAATGGAATACGGAATTCTGTTTTTCCTTGAAATGGCATTGCTGTATTATGGTTTCAAAAAAGAGAAAAAATGGGCTTTTATTTTGCTTCCTACATTCATATTATTTACCAGAATCGACACTGTTATTTTCCTCGGAATTGTATTTTTAGTGGATATTTTTTGGAATAAAAAAATCAGATGGAGTTATATTTTAGGGGGAATTTTGGGAATTGCAGTTTGTGTTTCTTTCAATTGGTTCTACTTCGGTGAATTGGTCAATAATACGATTGTTGCAAAGAAATTGGCGTATGATAAAGTATATACTTTACATCAGAATATAGAATATTTCAGATTAAACTATGGCAACTTTTGGGGAATGTTGAAATTACCCGGAGATTTTAATCCGATTACGATTGTGATTGCACTTTTTGAACTTCTTTGTTTTATTTATTTAATAAGACAACGAGAAAAAAGAAACTATTTTCTTTGGATTATTTTTCTGTTTGCATGGACAAAACAGATTGTTTTTCTTTCGCAAAAAAGCTTATTTGATTGGTATTACTGGGTTCCGCAGATTTTACTGTTCGTTCCGGTTTTAATCTTTGTTTTAGAACAGAAAGTAAAGCGAAATCTTTGGTTGACTTTATTAATTTTGATTTATATTTTACCAATGCTTGCTTTCCAAACCATACATTCTATTGCGACAGGAAATGGTGAATGGAACTATAGAAGATCAATCGGATTGTTTTTAAATACATATGAAAAAGATAAAAAACAGTGGATTTTGCTGGAACCGGCTGGTTATGTTCCTTATTTTTCACATTTAAAAACGATTGATGAAGTAGGATTGGTTGATAAGCAAATTCAGGAAGAAATTAAAAAAGACAAAACCAATTATTGGATCAATACGGTAAAAAACAGAAAACCAAAATATCTGCTTTCTTACAGAGATTTGTTTGAAGATAAAGATTCAGTATATTATAAAACAAATTACCGTGTTTTGAATGAATTCAGAATAAAAGATCATCTGAAAAGTGAATACCCGGTTTTAGAAAAAATTTATAAACTGAAACCTTCAGGAACAGATTATAATTTGTATGAAAAGGTAAAGTGA